GCCCTCGCGGGCTTCATCATCTTCGTCATCTCTTCTCTCGGCCTTCCCGGCATCGTCCTGTTGATGGCGATCGAGTCGGCGTGCATCCCCCTGCCGTCCGAAGTGATCATGCCGTTCTCCGGGTACCTCGTCTACAAAGGGGTGCACACCCTCTGGGAGGTGTCGCTGGCCGGCGCGTTCGGCTGCATCGCGGGATCGATCCCGGCGTACTATCTCGGGATGTACGGCGGCCGCCCCCTCATCGAGAAGTACGGAAAATATATCCTCATGTCCCGCCACGACCTCGACCTGGCCGACCGGTGGTTCACCCGCCACGGCGAGTCGACCGTGTTCTT
The Deltaproteobacteria bacterium CG2_30_66_27 genome window above contains:
- a CDS encoding alkaline phosphatase, with protein sequence MVTRVLEALAGFIIFVISSLGLPGIVLLMAIESACIPLPSEVIMPFSGYLVYKGVHTLWEVSLAGAFGCIAGSIPAYYLGMYGGRPLIEKYGKYILMSRHDLDLADRWFTRHGESTVFFARLLPVVRTFIAFPAGVARMDMKRFLLYTFAGSFPWCLGLAYLGMMLGEKWPTLREYFHRFDLLIGAVLLAGVVWYVRRHLKNRVKE